The following proteins are co-located in the Calliphora vicina chromosome 2, idCalVici1.1, whole genome shotgun sequence genome:
- the LOC135950731 gene encoding uncharacterized protein LOC135950731, whose protein sequence is MSGKNVKLLVALKNIVDIVNICDDEEQSSERRYWVKPFLQNREIHSLESHLLKDILWDSKDYKNFCRLNVESFEVLLGQVHHKIKKQNTVMRTSISSRIRLAITLRFLATGDSYRSLEYLSRVSPKTISKFVPEVLEAIVEALRHDHLKTPSTQQEWKAVAEGFNSLWQFPHTLGAIDGKHIRIKNPQHAGSNFYNYKGTVLLAVVDANSKFIYIDVGGNGRASDVVVLKNSSLQQAMNQGKLNFPDDEALPGQVAKTSYFFIGDDIFGLDRNMMKAYNRNRKLTTPEEIFNYRLSRARMTVEMAFGRLANRFRIFHRPIEVDLLTTDKIVQTCCVLHNFLTKSSFDFHDEHNLQLPQTMTPLPSQEHDTVRFANQMRENVKKYLIEEGDVPFQWQKIKKQVANPVSVTID, encoded by the exons ATGTCCGGTAAAAATGTGAAACTTTTGGTCGCTTTGAAGAACATTGTAGATATCGTCAACATTTGTGATGATGAGGAACAATCCTCTGAACGGAGATATTGGGTAAAGCCCTTCCTTCAGAATAGAGAGATTCATAGTCTGGAAAGTCATCTTTTGAAAGATATACTGTGGGACTCAAAGGACTATAAAAACTTTTGTCGTTTAAATGTGGAAAGTTTCGAAGTTCTTCTTGGGCAG GTTCATCataaaattaagaaacaaaatacaGTAATGAGAACTTCAATCAGTTCTCGTATTCGTCTTGCCATAACACTACGCTTTTTAGCCACTGGGGATTCATATAGGTCGTTGGAGTATCTGTCACGAGTTTCGCCCAAAACAATAAGCAAATTCGTACCAGAGGTTCTCGAAGCTATTGTTGAAGCACTTAGACATGATCACCTTaaa ACTCCTTCTACTCAGCAAGAGTGGAAAGCTGTTGCCGAAGGTTTTAATAGTTTGTGGCAATTCCCACACACTTTGGGTGCTATAGACGGAAAGCATATCCGCATCAAAAATCCACAGCACGCAGGCTCCAACTTTTATAATTACAAAGG CACGGTCCTTTTAGCAGTAGTGGATGCAAACAGCAAGTTTATCTACATTGATGTGGGCGGCAATGGAAGAGCATCGGATGTTGTTGTGTTGAAAAACAGCTCACTACAACAAGCCATGAATCAAGGAAAGTTGAATTTTCCGGACGACGAAGCTTTACCAGGTCAAGTTGCAAAAACATCGTACTTTTTCATAGGTGACGACATATTCGGCTTGGATCGCAACATGATGAAGGCGTATAATCGCAACAGAAAACTGACAACACctgaagaaatatttaattataggCTGAGTCGGGCTAGGATGACAGTAGAAATGGCATTTGGAAGACTAGCAAACAGATTCCGCATTTTTCATCGTCCAATAGAAGTAGACTTGTTAACTACTGATAAAATAGTGCAGACTTGTTGCGTTTTACACAACTTTTTAACCAAAAGTTCATTTGATTTTCACGATGAGCATAATCTACAACTTCCTCAAACAATGACACCATTACCATCGCAAGAACATGATACGGTTCGATTTGCAAATCAAATGAGGGAGAACGTAAAAAAGTACCTGATCGAAGAAGGAGATGTGCCTTTCCAATGGCAGAAAATTAAGAAACAAGTGGCCAATCCTGTTTCAGTTACAATTGATTAA